In Phaseolus vulgaris cultivar G19833 chromosome 7, P. vulgaris v2.0, whole genome shotgun sequence, the genomic stretch acgaattcaaaaaaaaatgttttttaattttataatcctaataaaaatttatacaataaattttaatttttaaaaaattaatgtattttttctttttagagtTGTGTTAGTATTATCATaaatccaataaatatttttgaatttgataCTTCACCAATAAATGTGTTATACAAGTGTCGCATCTGATACACGGACATACCATTTAGTCTCATAGGTTCtgcattttggtaaaaacaaaatatttaaatttcaatttttttaaaaatttttcCCTCACACATTATACTTTGTCATAAAATAACTTAAATCATCTAGAGGGAAAAAAAGAACACTAAACTCAAATGAAGGAAATTTCAGCCATTCCTTATCTAAGAAAGTCCAAAAACATTAATTCCCGTGTATGGtaacgaaaaaaaaaacatgtcatGACAATTTGAGATCTACTCCTTTTATGTGTGTCTATCCGTCACCACCGAGTCACTTTTTGGTGCATGCGTGGGAAGTTGAGTGAGAAAACATGTTGTGTGGTTAACGAAAGAGTAGAAAGTAAAAAGGTACACACATAGACAGAATGAACACGAAAACCCTACAGAAACACCGACACACCCAAAGGCTCATGGGTTTCCTCCTAGTTTTGTTCCCAGAAGACACCACTCCCTCTCAATCTCCAACCATTGCTACCTTCACCAAAACCAAacttctctcttcttcttcttcttcctcttcttcttcttccaatgCCCTTCTCTCCAAAGCTCAATCCACACTCTCCATAtgcctcctcctcctcctcacCACCCTCCTCCTCTTCACCCTCTCCACATTCCAACCCTCCACCCCCCACCAACCCTCCCACCCCCACAACTCTTCGATTCATGCTGTTTCCCCCTTCTTTTCTCCTGCACTCCAACGCTTGGGCACCCTCTACCGCCGAGGCACCCGCGCCATGAACCACCTCCTCCTCTGCCACGTCTCCCAAGACACCCCCCTCCACCATCTCCGCCTCTTCCTACGACTCCTCCACCGCTCCGGCATCACCTCCAAATCCGACGTCGTTTTCATCTTCCCCACTTCCTCACCCTCCTTCGCCTCCCTTCTTCACGACGAGAACAACTCCTTCCTCTCCCTCGTTAACCTCCATGCCCACCTCAACTCCACTCGCCGAGGCCCACCCACCGACTCCTCCTTCGACGTCACTCGCTTCCTCAAGCCCCCCAGAAAAGGAGAGCCCCTCTGGGGCAGGAAAATTCGAAGCTTTTGCAATAGTTCCGACAGTGAGTCGACTCGGGCGAGTTACGGCTCGGTGCTGAGTTTCGACGCCAACGAACTCGACCCGGAGAATTCTCTCGCTGGCTTCCTCGACCGAGTTCCGCTCAGTTTACGACGCTGGGCTTGTTACCCCATGCTGCTGGGGCGGGTCAGGAGGAATTTCAAGCACGTGATGCTCGTGGACGTGAACAGCGTGTTGATTTTCAACGACCCACTCGGGCGACTCAGGAATCGCAGTTCCGACTCGGTTGTCGTTTTCCCTAAACGTGGTAAGAACTCGGAGCGAACTCACTCTCATCGCCTTGTTAACTCGGCGGTTTTGATGGGTGGTGCCCGCGGGATTCGGCGCGTATCGCGCGCGATGCTGGTGGCGATTGTGCGAGCCGCTGTTCAGCACAAGAGGAAGAACTCGGTGTCGGACTCGGCGATTCTGAGTCAACTCGCTAGCAACGAGTTCGCGTTGAAGGACGTTGATTTGATCGTGGCAAGCGAGCCGTTACCGGAACCGAGTTCGCTCGCTTTTGGCGCGACGTCGTTTTCGAATTATTTGATAATTCAAGTAGGTGTGGGTAACTCTGACCTAAATTCTATTGTTAAGAACCAAATTTGTTCTTCTGTGATGGATTCTGTTGTTTATAGTGATTGTCAGCAAGTggaaaaaacagaaaaataaagacaaaataggaaaaataaattaaaaaattcttgTAATTTACTGAACTTGCTTTCAGAAAAGTACAGTAGTTTTATCACATAAATTTTTCCACCATCTCTCCTCTGTTATCATTTTTGTTGCTAGTTGTATAATTGTACATTTATTGAAGTTTCTTCAGGGACCACTGTTGAATTTGACCTTACAATAAACAACCTTGTAAGTTGTAGCTTCACTCATGTCCATGttacacattttttaaatttttttattactctattagtcaattaaaatataaagataaattttttttgtctataacATTGAGAATGGAATCAAAATTGTAAATTAATGGTACATAATTTCATGAATTTGACCCTAAAATAAAcaatttgtaattttgtatcATTTTAATTAAGATTGAACTAGAGAcacattaataaatttttttaataattttctcagCTATGAGTTGTTTAACTAGTGTTGaaacataattattaattttgttgcTTATAATTTGCACCGCAATAAAGTTGGTAAAAGCGCTTATTTATGGATGAGAAATGTGAATGGAGGcgtttgaagaagaaaaaatggtttGAGTGATTGAAAGAGTAGCTGTAAAGCGCGTTGATTGTGCCATGTGCTTCCAATCTTTATGCCTTCTCTGTTCATTATAACAGTTAAAATTATTGTTTGGTTCTGAAGTTTTCGAATTCCAGCTTTATAAACCATAAAAGCCACCCAAACGCGCTTCACCCTGCATTGCTTCGAGGTGTAAaaacaatcttttttttttgtttagtttaagGAGAAAAGGTTATGGATTAATGCATTCTTAAGTTGATTAAGAACTGAAAGCAATATTTTTTGGTTTAGTTGAGTGAGAAAAGGTTATGGATTAATGCATTCTTAAGTTGATTAAGAactgttttgtgtttttctgttcctttcattttctttattcaCTTGAGGAACTACAAGAACGTAAcatgtttgtttgttttctaacactttgtattttattttaaaaaataataaaattacttagattgaatgaaaaaagaaataggATTAGGAGAATTCTATTTTTTCTATTTGGTTCGAACTCTTGTGAAATATTCTTATTGGAATATAAAATGTTAATGAATGAGTAATGAGTTATAAACTTTGAAGAGATAATCAAGCTATAAACTTCTAAGAGATAAGTTTTGGCAGATGAAATGAGGGTCTATTGATAATATTGATGAATGTAAAGAATTAGTATGAGTTGAGATGTAACTCCCCTTTctaatgatatttttataacCATGTAATAAGGTAAAATATTGATAAGataagaaaagattgaaaaaataTTGTTCCATTTGGGATATATGGTTGTTTTGTTACATAATAAGACAATGACAAagttataataaataacatatGTTTTTGACAATAAGTGTATCAACTGACTTTGatagataattaattattagatcTGAACATAGATAGTGGATAGATACACAAATTCCTGAGACttcaaatatgaatattttttgttgttgagtAGGTAGACAATTTCATTAGTTTCTAATATTAGTATATTTTgaacataattttgttttatatttgaacAATTATAGTTActttatgatatatttttaataattttcttttttaattttttattatgattttacttttgtgttattttttttttatatttttaggaAAATGAGAATGATATTCTACTTAATCAAAATTGGATcacttaagaaaaaaaaataagaaagctCATGGATACATAAAGTAAGAGAGCTCATAGATGCATAAGAACTCTCACTCAAGTGAAAAACTTACTCTATAGAGCAAATATTCAAGTTGCTTTATGTGTATATTTTGTTGTTATTCCTACTTGACTTAAGAGAGTGGAtcgtgaaaaaaaaattaactctaACTATTATAAGTTTATGGCTAGTTTCTTCTAGAGAAACTTTTACCATAATAATAGTTAAATcttataagaaaattttattttcgtAGTATTATTCATAGTTTTTCAAAACTTAATCAAAGTGTAACAAAATCATTAGTATTTATAATATGTCTTACTGAATATTCTTATATTAAAACTCATAAATTTATCTTCAACATCATACAGATACATATATAATCACTACATATACAAAcactttatattttatatatctaTATTAATATCCAATTAAagtaaatatcaaaattattttttcttatatgaaTGTACTTAGCAtacttatttacaaaatttatttataggcTTTAGAACTCTAAGCCTTTAATATCAAACTTTCAAACTTTACATTGATGACATGCTTTTCTCAACCaataacataaaagaaaaaaaaaatgaatttttattaaaaaatgaactaCTATATAATCACTTTATCTTAGTTTTCACTTTGTTATATTCATGATTGTATTCTCTCCGCACAAAAGTGACCCGaatatatttctattttagAGAAATTAAATTTCTGATTAAAAAACTCTAtaacttatttataatttttttatcatttatccattttttatcatttattcaTTTAAAGTTCATATTCCCTTCTTATCACATTTTTGTACTACCAAAGTTTGAATCCAAAActttatttaaagataaaattcgATGATCTACTTATGTAGTATAAATTGATCATATGTATAATTaagacaaaattaatttataatatataacttgAGACATATATCATCATACAAATTAGTTTGAAATaatgaattaaacttaaatttacATGTCAATTTAAAagaatgaattaaatttaaatttattttctaataacaAGATTGTGATAGGATTGTGTGCCTAGCATTCCATAGAATAGAAGGATGCATACTAATAAATTATGTCCATACTCTCCACATACTTTCATCTTCGACAACGACTTTAGATTTGCATGTGAGTTTGCATTGTTTCATTTAGGAGCAACCATGCAAGTGTATTATTGTCGTTTCTTTACCAACAAATGAAATCCTGCATTCTCCTATGCAACTATATTTTTATGGTTTAGGTCCTTCTTCAACTACTCAGGACCACACCAGcatcaaataaattaaatattgacattttttttaaggataGTTTAAAACAAAGGTCagatttttctataattttttttgacaaTGAATAACAGAATGccatttgaatatttatttgaattctTTTTGCAAAATTAGTGTAAAAGGGTTCTAAATTCATGGATCAGTTTGGTTTCTTACAGCAAAAGAGCACATGATAAATCACACGCATTGTTGTCTTCTACGCC encodes the following:
- the LOC137830565 gene encoding uncharacterized protein — protein: MNTKTLQKHRHTQRLMGFLLVLFPEDTTPSQSPTIATFTKTKLLSSSSSSSSSSSNALLSKAQSTLSICLLLLLTTLLLFTLSTFQPSTPHQPSHPHNSSIHAVSPFFSPALQRLGTLYRRGTRAMNHLLLCHVSQDTPLHHLRLFLRLLHRSGITSKSDVVFIFPTSSPSFASLLHDENNSFLSLVNLHAHLNSTRRGPPTDSSFDVTRFLKPPRKGEPLWGRKIRSFCNSSDSESTRASYGSVLSFDANELDPENSLAGFLDRVPLSLRRWACYPMLLGRVRRNFKHVMLVDVNSVLIFNDPLGRLRNRSSDSVVVFPKRGKNSERTHSHRLVNSAVLMGGARGIRRVSRAMLVAIVRAAVQHKRKNSVSDSAILSQLASNEFALKDVDLIVASEPLPEPSSLAFGATSFSNYLIIQVGVGNSDLNSIVKNQICSSVMDSVVYSDCQQVEKTEK